The following are encoded together in the Macadamia integrifolia cultivar HAES 741 chromosome 10, SCU_Mint_v3, whole genome shotgun sequence genome:
- the LOC122092072 gene encoding uncharacterized acetyltransferase At3g50280-like, with product MASHPVIRHISRCSIKPESLSDESKEPLHLNPWDLSLLNAHYIQKGLLFSKPSPTKDPSFTIIDHLKDSLSRTLVHFLPLAGHLVTHKQDDPPSYSISLDCNNPGVDFVHAVADVTMADILSSVDVPPIVKSFFLLDRAINHDGHNLPLLAVQVTEFLDGIFIACSFDHIVGDGTSYWHFFNTWAEICRMMVKGNHDYDHISRPPILRRWFLDGQRPIINLPFSHHDEFIDRYSPPEVLRERFFHFSSQSIARLKAKANAECNTTTISSFQALSSFVWRSVTRARCHLLSQLQTTTCRLAINNRSRLNPPLSTDYFGNCVETASATASVGELLSHGIGWGAWLLHEAVNDHTDSKVRGKLEVWTKSPIIYQYCNFIDPCTVLMGSSPRFNMYGCDFGWGKAEAVRSGSANKFDGKVSSYPGRQGRGSVDLEVSLPPESMNALESDPEFLVAVSPSHQHQ from the coding sequence TCTCCTTGCTCAACGCACATTACATCCAAAAGGGTCTTCTCTTTtcaaaaccttccccaaccaaAGACCCTTCCTTTACCATCATCGACCACCTTAAGGATTCCCTTTCCCGCACCCTTGTCCACTTCCTTCCCCTGGCCGGCCATCTCGTCACCCATAAACAAGACGACCCCCCTTCTTACTCTATATCTCTGGATTGTAACAACCCTGGAGTTGATTTTGTCCACGCTGTTGCAGATGTTACCATGGCAGACATCCTCTCCTCTGTCGATGTTCCCCCCATTGTTAAATCATTCTTTCTGTTAGACAGAGCTATCAACCACGATGGTCACAACTTGCCTTTGCTGGCCGTGCAGGTGACGGAGTTTCTAGATGGAATCTTCATCGCATGCTCTTTCGACCACATCGTCGGTGACGGCACTTCCTACTGGCATTTCTTCAATACATGGGCCGAGATATGCAGGATGATGGTCAAAGGAAACCATGATTATGATCACATCTCGCGCCCACCAATCCTCAGACGCTGGTTTCTCGATGGCCAGAGACCCATAATCAACTTACCTTTCTCTCACCATGATGAGTTCATTGACAGGTACAGCCCACCCGAGGTGCTAAGAGAGAGATTTTTCCATTTCTCATCACAATCCATTGCGAGACTCAAAGCTAAGGCCAACGCTGAGTGCAACACCACCACCATATCCTCCTTTCAGGCTTTGTCATCATTTGTGTGGAGATCTGTGACACGGGCACGCTGTCATCTACTCAGTCAGCTGCAGACAACGACTTGCAGGTTAGCCATCAATAATAGATCAAGACTGAACCCACCATTATCCACTGACTACTTTGGAAACTGCGTTGAAACTGCTAGCGCAACTGCCAGTGTTGGAGAATTGCTCAGCCATGGAATTGGGTGGGGAGCATGGCTATTGCACGAGGCTGTGAATGACCACACTGACAGTAAGGTGAGGGGTAAGCTGGAGGTGTGGACAAAGAGTCCTATCATTTACCAATATTGCAATTTCATTGATCCCTGCACCGTCCTAATGGGAAGTTCACCTAGATTCAACATGTATGGGTGCGACTTTGGGTGGGGAAAGGCAGAGGCTGTTCGGAGTGGGTCTGCAAACAAGTTCGATGGGAAAGTGTCTTCATACCCAGGGCGCCAAGGAAGAGGAAGTGTGGACTTGGAGGTGAGTCTTCCGCCAGAGTCTATGAATGCTCTCGAGTCCGACCCAGAGTTTCTGGTTGCAGTGTCGCCTTCCCACCAGCACCAATAA